A single Trichocoleus sp. FACHB-46 DNA region contains:
- a CDS encoding dynamin family protein, translating to MGENWAYWKTNNITSHKNMDLSSINSETLELLSRITGQDLRQEDLSPSIVFLSALITVLQGVMLQDGQITEEEKQQWQKTINRFIPPNSNTRQLVQFISKGVREKKVYAQSKNLSILTNSLSESERLLLIGISYEMSAVDGSISPQEKKYLGAIGSLLKIEPAYLTALEARLTNQEHIAPGIIDKLKSQLDPARFHLLDTIFVDAANDLLAMLASQEEQEDVEQKVVSYKQLQEFQNYKKQLSKSCCDLYQIFQSCNERKFIAHPLIEGLERVSEKLTSQKFKLAVVGEFSQGKSTLLNALLGEEIQPARAIPCSGNITVLKYGDKKRVTCFYKDGEHQEISVDKYKEKASISKDAARDHRSDELEQSKIERIVFEHPNLALCKNGVEIIDSPGLNEHPERTAITQKLLQDIDVAVVMTNAMRLLPEKEKELIQDIKRQLNKNSSNSSTENLFLVVNFMDLLDDEEDHADVIQRTEIFASHTLSITTKDRIHYISAKAALKSIKSGSKNEYFDAFSNLTKSIEDFLVTERGSFQVKQCAYEVLGLIQEGLSSMNQAESLLNGEIIISESEKRKIIEKIGEVSGRHVKLKKLARDIQNITKQKAANSWEKWYQSVSESLTSKSQDWQSSYSPVWNQKKLIQDYTDQFVRDLLREVDQWGQTSLQPILQTSLDSLNKKISAELDIIKSETKEFDRQVKTNLSEQLKLGITSVSDDFTGVGGFLGGIGAGGALAAALIFFTPVGLVSVILASLAAAVAGSFGLGMLDFDGLKNQIKGEILKVGLKKFDESKEKVSQKRNEIINSTFEQPMSALNQIIEQAISLYESLLEQQEKIHAETLEQRETDRSWIVERREALEKVQQQVTAILNQ from the coding sequence GTGGGAGAAAATTGGGCATATTGGAAGACGAACAACATTACCAGCCATAAAAATATGGATCTTAGCAGTATTAACTCTGAAACTCTTGAGCTGCTTTCACGCATTACGGGACAAGATTTACGTCAAGAAGATCTTTCGCCATCTATCGTTTTTTTATCTGCGCTGATTACAGTTCTGCAAGGGGTAATGTTGCAAGACGGTCAAATTACAGAAGAAGAAAAGCAACAATGGCAAAAAACAATAAATCGTTTTATTCCACCTAATAGTAATACTCGTCAATTAGTACAATTCATTAGTAAAGGAGTTCGAGAGAAAAAAGTTTATGCACAGTCTAAGAATCTATCGATCCTTACAAATTCTTTATCAGAGTCGGAGAGACTACTACTGATTGGCATTAGCTACGAAATGTCTGCGGTTGATGGCAGTATTAGCCCGCAGGAGAAAAAGTATTTGGGTGCAATCGGCAGCCTCCTAAAGATAGAGCCAGCTTATCTAACGGCTTTAGAAGCTAGATTGACAAATCAAGAACATATAGCTCCGGGAATTATAGATAAGCTGAAATCCCAACTCGATCCAGCGCGTTTTCACTTACTGGATACTATTTTTGTTGATGCTGCGAACGATTTGTTGGCTATGCTAGCCTCGCAAGAGGAACAGGAAGATGTTGAGCAAAAAGTTGTTTCCTACAAGCAACTTCAAGAATTTCAAAATTACAAAAAACAGTTATCGAAATCATGCTGTGATTTGTATCAAATTTTTCAAAGCTGTAATGAGCGTAAATTTATAGCTCATCCTCTTATTGAAGGATTAGAAAGAGTATCTGAGAAGCTTACATCTCAAAAATTTAAACTGGCAGTTGTAGGAGAGTTTAGTCAGGGTAAGTCTACATTACTTAATGCTTTACTAGGAGAAGAAATTCAACCCGCACGTGCAATCCCTTGTAGTGGGAATATTACAGTTTTAAAGTATGGTGACAAAAAGCGTGTTACTTGTTTTTATAAAGACGGAGAGCATCAAGAGATTTCAGTTGACAAATACAAAGAAAAAGCATCTATTTCCAAAGATGCAGCTAGAGATCATCGTAGTGATGAATTAGAACAATCTAAGATAGAAAGAATTGTTTTTGAGCATCCGAACTTAGCATTATGTAAAAATGGTGTTGAGATTATTGATTCTCCTGGCTTAAATGAACATCCTGAAAGAACTGCTATTACTCAAAAGCTACTTCAAGACATAGACGTAGCTGTAGTTATGACTAATGCGATGCGTCTTCTTCCTGAAAAAGAGAAGGAACTAATACAAGACATAAAAAGACAGCTCAATAAAAATAGCTCAAATTCTTCTACTGAAAATCTGTTTTTAGTAGTCAATTTTATGGATCTCCTGGATGATGAAGAGGATCATGCAGATGTAATCCAAAGAACTGAAATATTTGCAAGTCATACTTTGTCCATAACCACGAAAGATCGTATTCATTACATCTCTGCCAAAGCAGCTCTAAAATCAATTAAGTCTGGCAGTAAAAATGAATACTTTGATGCGTTTTCAAATTTAACTAAATCAATTGAAGATTTTCTTGTGACAGAGCGAGGTTCTTTTCAAGTTAAACAATGTGCATATGAAGTTCTAGGTCTTATTCAAGAGGGTTTAAGCAGTATGAACCAAGCTGAAAGCCTATTGAATGGAGAAATAATTATATCTGAATCAGAGAAACGAAAGATTATAGAGAAGATTGGAGAGGTTAGTGGGCGTCATGTTAAATTAAAAAAACTGGCAAGAGATATACAGAATATAACTAAGCAAAAAGCTGCTAACTCTTGGGAGAAATGGTATCAAAGCGTTTCTGAGTCCCTGACCTCAAAAAGCCAAGATTGGCAGTCGAGTTATAGCCCTGTTTGGAACCAGAAAAAACTCATCCAAGACTATACTGATCAGTTTGTCAGAGATCTCCTCAGAGAAGTAGATCAATGGGGACAAACAAGCTTACAGCCTATTCTTCAAACTAGCCTAGATAGCTTAAATAAAAAGATTTCGGCTGAGCTAGACATTATCAAATCAGAAACAAAAGAGTTTGATCGCCAAGTAAAAACTAATCTCAGTGAGCAGTTGAAACTTGGGATTACAAGCGTAAGTGATGATTTTACAGGAGTAGGAGGTTTTCTCGGAGGTATTGGAGCAGGAGGAGCTTTGGCTGCCGCATTAATTTTCTTTACACCTGTAGGTCTAGTCTCTGTTATTTTGGCAAGTTTAGCTGCTGCTGTTGCAGGCTCCTTTGGCCTAGGAATGCTAGACTTCGACGGCTTAAAGAATCAGATCAAGGGTGAAATTTTAAAAGTCGGGCTTAAAAAGTTTGATGAATCGAAGGAAAAAGTTTCCCAGAAGCGAAACGAAATTATAAACTCTACTTTTGAGCAACCAATGAGTGCGTTGAATCAGATTATTGAGCAGGCTATATCTCTATATGAGAGTTTACTAGAGCAACAAGAGAAAATTCACGCTGAGACATTAGAGCAACGTGAAACTGATAGAAGTTGGATTGTGGAAAGACGTGAGGCATTAGAGAAAGTTCAGCAACAAGTAACAGCAATTCTTAATCAGTAA
- a CDS encoding pentapeptide repeat-containing protein, whose amino-acid sequence MIETEHEFLSLLEQGADSWNSWREENPTIKPDLSRAYLFEANLAGANLSGVDLSRACLIGANLTGADLSGADLQGAYASSAKLNQANLYQANLEGADLSQANLNHANLTEAIATSTNFNLAALTGACLEGWQINSATQLEDITCKYVYLQREQQQRQPAKGKFKPDELSRLVQAVPQSVRSGKVSQLSTTAIALGSVTTTAAVLTRADNLAAQSPHPSQTIPAFTPPQERKWRLIAAGVLIGISLTAVASTVILRLTQAEAPTAQTDTAQRSPATTANLPTLPCQEPPPPALPNRAPDYEYQTGTQYFGPLANGEPTDGRGTMAYSSGNRYDGEYRNGKRNGCGTFTFANGRSYVGQFQDDWFQGQGLWTLENGDRYVGEFRQNKCNGRGTFIFADGSSQSGTWQNGSLVGTNLSCDRTPLEMPRS is encoded by the coding sequence ATGATAGAAACAGAGCACGAATTTCTGAGTCTGCTGGAACAAGGAGCAGACTCTTGGAATTCCTGGAGAGAGGAAAACCCTACGATCAAACCAGACCTCAGCAGAGCTTATCTGTTTGAGGCGAACTTAGCAGGGGCGAATCTGAGTGGTGTAGATTTGAGTCGCGCTTGCTTAATTGGCGCTAATTTGACAGGCGCAGATCTCTCAGGTGCCGATCTGCAAGGAGCTTATGCCAGTAGCGCCAAGTTGAACCAAGCTAATCTCTATCAGGCAAACTTAGAAGGTGCTGATCTCAGTCAAGCCAATTTAAATCACGCCAACCTGACAGAAGCGATCGCGACATCTACCAATTTCAATCTGGCTGCACTAACGGGAGCTTGCCTTGAAGGTTGGCAAATTAACAGCGCCACACAATTAGAAGACATCACTTGTAAATATGTTTACTTGCAAAGGGAGCAACAGCAACGACAACCTGCCAAGGGAAAGTTCAAGCCAGATGAGTTGAGCCGACTCGTGCAGGCAGTTCCCCAAAGCGTGCGTTCGGGGAAGGTATCTCAGCTCTCAACGACTGCGATCGCCCTGGGTAGCGTCACTACAACCGCTGCTGTTTTAACTCGGGCAGACAACTTGGCCGCCCAATCTCCTCATCCCAGTCAAACCATCCCTGCTTTTACTCCACCACAGGAGCGTAAGTGGCGCTTAATTGCGGCAGGAGTATTGATTGGTATCAGCCTAACCGCAGTTGCCAGCACCGTGATCCTCCGCTTGACCCAAGCTGAAGCGCCTACGGCACAAACGGATACAGCTCAGCGATCGCCCGCCACCACTGCGAACTTGCCCACTTTACCTTGCCAAGAACCACCGCCCCCTGCTTTGCCCAATCGTGCTCCTGACTACGAATACCAAACGGGGACGCAATATTTTGGCCCTCTGGCCAATGGCGAACCTACAGATGGGCGTGGCACGATGGCCTATAGCAGTGGCAATCGCTATGACGGCGAATATCGCAACGGCAAACGTAATGGCTGCGGCACCTTTACTTTTGCCAATGGCAGAAGCTATGTCGGGCAATTTCAGGATGACTGGTTTCAGGGTCAAGGCCTTTGGACGCTGGAGAATGGCGATCGCTATGTCGGAGAGTTTCGCCAAAATAAATGCAACGGACGCGGAACATTCATCTTTGCGGATGGTTCATCTCAATCTGGCACTTGGCAGAATGGTAGCTTGGTAGGCACTAATCTCTCTTGCGATCGCACACCCCTAGAAATGCCTCGCTCTTGA
- a CDS encoding L,D-transpeptidase, with translation MFPDRSLWVCFGAAICLSAVATPAVGRVAQTNLNRNQAPAPMPELKTKALTPYIPELPPIRPILPDVTTQETRLVLKLKQRRLYVYQGKQLKASYPVAVGRSGWETPTGQFRVMGMVQNPGWTNPFTRKVMPPGPGNPLGDRWIAFWTDGRNSIGFHGTPDRDSVGQAASHGCVRMLNEDIRELYEIAVLGTPVRVEL, from the coding sequence GTGTTTCCAGATCGTTCTCTGTGGGTTTGTTTTGGGGCAGCCATTTGCTTGAGTGCTGTTGCTACTCCAGCGGTTGGCCGAGTTGCTCAAACGAACCTCAACCGCAATCAAGCGCCAGCGCCTATGCCAGAGCTAAAAACTAAGGCGCTGACTCCCTATATTCCAGAGCTACCTCCGATTCGTCCGATTCTGCCAGACGTGACGACGCAAGAAACTCGATTGGTGCTGAAGCTGAAGCAACGCCGCCTCTACGTCTACCAAGGCAAGCAACTTAAGGCCAGCTATCCGGTTGCAGTCGGTCGCTCTGGATGGGAGACGCCCACAGGTCAATTCCGCGTCATGGGGATGGTACAAAATCCTGGATGGACCAATCCTTTTACTCGAAAAGTGATGCCTCCAGGTCCTGGCAATCCTTTGGGCGATCGCTGGATTGCCTTTTGGACCGATGGTCGTAACTCGATTGGCTTTCATGGCACCCCCGATCGCGACTCTGTCGGTCAGGCGGCTTCGCATGGCTGTGTGCGGATGTTGAATGAAGACATTCGTGAATTGTATGAGATCGCGGTGTTGGGGACTCCCGTCAGGGTCGAGCTTTAA
- a CDS encoding Tex family protein, whose protein sequence is MLNIPQILAEELDLRPHQVKSALELFAEGATVPFIARYRKERTEEMNEVQLRDLFDRYTYLTELEERKAAILEAIAAQGKLTEELQAKIVPCLQKNELEDLYLPYKPKRRTRATIAREKGLQPLAEFIQTLNRPSAAPAALETEASKYLSEEQGVKTVEDALQGASDILAEGVAEQAELRAYLRDYLMETGIFVSKIKADYAEGTTKFEMYRNFQAKAKAIAPHNLLALYRGEAEGILDFDLTFDETAVLSYLESQTIRTKTPAVRDFYRTMIKDAFNRLMKTSLISEVRGDRKAYADMESIKTFETNLRELLLSSPAGMKPTLAIDPGFRTGCKVAVLDQTAQFLAYQAIFPHQAVAQRAQAAATLKRLIEEYQVELIAIGNGTAGRETDEFVTEVLATLDRKPVKVMVNESGASIYSASEVAIAEFPNLDITVRGAISIGRRLQDPLAELVKIDPKSIGVGQYQHDVDQKLLKKKLDETVESCVNYVGVDLNTASKELLTFVSGITPTIANNIVAYRNQNGAFKNRRLLMKVPKLGPKAFEQAAGFLRIRDGENPLDNTAVHPESYKVVEAIAKDLQVPLTQITQVAERLKSTNLKKYVTETVGEPTLRDIVSELEKPGRDPRAEFQYATFREGVKEISDLQVGMELEGVVTNVANFGAFVDIGVHQDGLVHISQLADRFVSDPKLIVKVGQVVKVRVMEVNEALKRISLTMRSGQEAPRPTSQPSKVNQVSKQQVEKQSGKQGDRTKTPPATLNDLKAKFGKKK, encoded by the coding sequence ATGCTGAACATTCCTCAAATTCTGGCTGAAGAGCTAGACCTCAGACCCCACCAGGTTAAAAGCGCCTTAGAACTCTTTGCTGAAGGAGCTACCGTTCCCTTCATTGCCCGCTACCGCAAAGAGCGCACCGAGGAAATGAATGAGGTGCAACTGCGAGATCTCTTCGATCGCTACACTTACCTCACCGAGTTGGAAGAGCGCAAAGCTGCCATCTTAGAGGCGATCGCGGCTCAGGGAAAACTGACCGAGGAACTGCAAGCTAAGATTGTTCCTTGCCTTCAGAAAAACGAATTAGAAGACCTTTACCTGCCCTACAAGCCCAAGCGCCGCACTAGAGCCACCATTGCCAGGGAAAAGGGACTACAACCGCTAGCTGAGTTTATTCAAACCTTGAACCGCCCTAGTGCGGCTCCTGCTGCCTTAGAGACAGAAGCCAGCAAATATCTCTCTGAGGAACAGGGAGTGAAGACGGTCGAAGATGCTCTCCAAGGTGCCTCGGATATTTTGGCAGAAGGTGTAGCGGAGCAAGCAGAGCTACGAGCTTATTTGCGGGATTACCTGATGGAGACAGGCATCTTTGTCTCCAAAATCAAGGCAGATTATGCAGAAGGTACAACTAAGTTTGAGATGTACCGCAACTTCCAAGCCAAAGCTAAAGCGATCGCTCCCCATAATCTCTTAGCGCTCTATCGCGGCGAGGCAGAAGGGATTTTAGACTTTGACCTCACCTTCGATGAAACAGCAGTGCTCTCCTATTTGGAGTCGCAGACAATCCGCACCAAAACTCCAGCAGTGCGCGACTTCTACCGCACCATGATTAAAGATGCGTTTAATCGCTTGATGAAAACCTCTTTAATCAGTGAGGTACGGGGCGATCGCAAAGCCTACGCAGATATGGAATCGATCAAAACCTTTGAAACTAATCTGCGGGAATTGCTCCTCTCCAGTCCCGCTGGCATGAAACCCACCTTGGCGATCGACCCTGGTTTCCGCACCGGATGCAAAGTGGCTGTCCTTGACCAGACTGCCCAGTTTCTTGCCTATCAAGCTATCTTTCCCCACCAAGCAGTCGCTCAACGCGCTCAAGCCGCTGCCACCCTCAAGCGACTAATTGAGGAATATCAAGTTGAGTTAATTGCGATCGGCAATGGCACCGCTGGACGAGAAACGGATGAGTTCGTCACAGAAGTATTGGCAACATTAGACCGCAAGCCAGTCAAGGTGATGGTGAACGAGTCAGGTGCTTCGATCTATTCGGCTAGTGAGGTGGCGATCGCAGAATTCCCCAATTTAGATATCACCGTGCGAGGCGCGATCAGCATTGGTCGGCGCTTACAAGACCCCTTGGCGGAACTGGTGAAGATTGACCCTAAATCCATCGGGGTGGGGCAGTACCAACATGACGTAGACCAGAAACTGCTAAAGAAGAAGCTGGATGAAACGGTAGAGAGTTGCGTCAACTATGTGGGCGTGGACCTCAACACCGCTTCTAAGGAGTTGCTGACCTTTGTTTCGGGCATCACTCCCACGATCGCCAACAACATCGTCGCCTACCGCAACCAAAACGGTGCTTTCAAAAATCGTCGTTTGTTGATGAAAGTCCCGAAGCTAGGCCCGAAAGCGTTTGAGCAGGCAGCAGGCTTTTTACGGATTCGAGACGGTGAGAACCCGCTAGACAACACCGCCGTTCACCCAGAGAGTTACAAAGTCGTAGAAGCGATCGCCAAAGATTTACAGGTGCCTTTAACCCAAATTACCCAAGTTGCAGAACGGCTGAAATCTACCAATCTGAAAAAATATGTGACGGAGACGGTGGGAGAACCCACGCTACGCGACATCGTTAGTGAGCTGGAAAAACCTGGTCGTGACCCCCGTGCTGAGTTCCAATACGCCACCTTTAGAGAAGGGGTGAAAGAGATCTCTGACTTGCAAGTGGGAATGGAATTGGAAGGTGTCGTGACCAATGTGGCGAACTTTGGAGCCTTTGTTGACATCGGAGTGCATCAAGATGGCTTAGTCCACATCTCCCAACTCGCCGATCGCTTTGTCAGCGACCCTAAACTGATTGTGAAAGTAGGGCAAGTGGTGAAGGTACGAGTGATGGAAGTCAACGAAGCTCTCAAGCGGATCAGTTTAACCATGCGCTCTGGCCAAGAAGCTCCTAGGCCCACCAGTCAGCCCAGTAAGGTGAATCAGGTGAGCAAACAACAAGTCGAGAAGCAGAGTGGAAAGCAAGGCGATCGCACCAAGACCCCACCCGCCACACTCAACGACCTCAAAGCCAAATTCGGTAAGAAGAAGTAG
- a CDS encoding PRC-barrel domain-containing protein: MTAEADVVKQSDLLNQLVLDRNNMEELGRVDMLWMYPAAHRVLGFICKSGFLGAKKIVFKLPQIQTLGTNSILVHSQPEETDGEKVKQLDSLLNCEVWSDAGNKVGRITDYRFQLKTGEITQYLFVSSGWSGITGDIYQLPPSRIISFGRKRVLVPEAAVKSFELYRPGIKQTLSKARNILKDDYISLVKQAQSLTEHAKERAQAIAEQAKETAQTFTDQLKEETQTFTEQAKTTSQTVAEQVKERTQTVVDQANTGFQSPYPPSQAPTTPEPSVSKPAVSPPPPASTPQPQAATTHAFADEEDDPWDFLEEDEPFTPPPSYPETFRKADTNPKTKTETEDDDDEPWI; encoded by the coding sequence ATGACGGCTGAAGCAGACGTTGTTAAGCAAAGCGACTTGCTCAATCAATTAGTCCTCGATCGCAACAACATGGAAGAGTTGGGGCGAGTCGATATGCTGTGGATGTATCCTGCAGCCCATCGTGTCCTCGGCTTTATTTGCAAGTCAGGCTTTTTAGGCGCAAAAAAGATTGTCTTTAAGCTGCCACAAATTCAGACGCTCGGTACCAATAGCATTCTGGTGCATTCCCAACCAGAGGAAACCGACGGCGAAAAAGTGAAGCAGCTAGATTCATTGCTCAATTGCGAAGTCTGGAGCGACGCTGGTAACAAGGTTGGCCGCATCACCGATTACCGCTTCCAACTGAAAACCGGAGAAATCACGCAATATTTGTTTGTCTCTAGCGGCTGGAGTGGTATTACGGGAGACATCTATCAACTGCCTCCGAGCCGCATTATCAGCTTTGGGCGTAAGCGGGTGCTGGTGCCAGAAGCGGCAGTGAAATCGTTTGAACTCTATCGACCTGGCATTAAACAAACGCTAAGCAAAGCCCGAAACATCCTCAAAGACGATTACATCTCGCTGGTGAAGCAAGCCCAAAGCCTGACGGAACATGCCAAAGAACGGGCACAGGCGATCGCGGAACAAGCCAAAGAAACAGCACAGACCTTTACAGATCAACTCAAAGAAGAAACCCAAACCTTTACGGAGCAAGCGAAAACCACCAGTCAGACCGTGGCAGAGCAAGTGAAGGAGCGCACCCAAACGGTAGTAGATCAGGCAAATACAGGTTTTCAGAGCCCTTATCCGCCTAGTCAAGCGCCAACCACCCCAGAACCATCTGTCAGTAAACCTGCCGTCTCTCCTCCGCCTCCTGCCTCAACCCCTCAGCCTCAAGCAGCAACAACACATGCCTTTGCCGATGAGGAAGACGATCCCTGGGACTTCCTAGAAGAGGATGAGCCTTTCACTCCCCCTCCTAGCTATCCAGAGACCTTCAGAAAAGCGGACACTAATCCCAAGACCAAGACAGAGACAGAGGATGACGATGACGAACCTTGGATTTAA
- a CDS encoding endonuclease domain-containing protein, with translation MERFPTVLIPPAIAAAESPLQVQAALQQTLPPMGVHMKAPKGHSESQFEHDLWRYFPGKIQTGLLVSNPACKQPYVPDFAYIDAALNLHIDLEIDEPYAYGTQKPIHYLGSAKDQQRNQYFLDQGWLIIRFSEEQVVRSPASCCKAVASAIATLLGDSAMLHPFRQVATLKPQKRWTQAEGQGMAEQAYREKYLVAQTPPQPAKNSQLRQRQNQASRPSTRLISANFTFYCPECGDGPIRWQGHYVSCPTCHYDEFVF, from the coding sequence ATGGAGCGATTTCCTACTGTTTTAATTCCTCCCGCGATCGCCGCTGCTGAATCTCCGTTGCAAGTTCAAGCAGCTTTGCAGCAAACTTTGCCGCCGATGGGAGTGCATATGAAGGCTCCCAAAGGTCATTCTGAAAGCCAGTTTGAGCATGATCTGTGGCGCTATTTCCCTGGCAAAATCCAGACGGGACTGCTGGTGAGTAACCCAGCGTGTAAGCAGCCATATGTGCCAGACTTCGCTTACATTGATGCGGCACTCAACTTACATATTGATCTTGAGATTGACGAGCCTTACGCTTACGGCACCCAGAAACCGATCCACTATCTCGGTTCTGCCAAAGACCAACAGCGAAATCAATATTTCCTAGACCAAGGCTGGCTGATCATTCGCTTCAGCGAAGAACAGGTGGTGCGATCGCCTGCGAGTTGTTGCAAAGCTGTAGCCAGCGCGATCGCCACCCTGCTCGGAGATAGCGCCATGCTGCATCCCTTCCGGCAAGTGGCCACGCTAAAGCCCCAGAAACGCTGGACTCAAGCAGAAGGGCAAGGTATGGCCGAACAAGCTTACCGAGAGAAATATTTAGTCGCGCAGACTCCACCTCAGCCTGCAAAGAATTCTCAGTTGCGCCAACGACAAAACCAAGCATCTCGCCCTAGCACCCGTTTAATCTCCGCTAATTTCACGTTCTACTGCCCAGAGTGCGGCGATGGCCCGATTCGCTGGCAAGGTCACTATGTCAGTTGCCCCACCTGCCACTATGACGAATTTGTTTTCTAG